The window ATCGGCTCGGCATCAGGTCTCAGACTATTGCCAGGCGGATTTACCTACCTGACGTCCTACACCCTTACCCCGGGACAACCACCGCCCGGGATGGACTACCTTCCTGCGTCACCCCATCACTCACCTACTGCAGGTCTGGTCCGTCGGCTCCACCACTTTCCTTTCCCCGAAGGGTCCGGAACGGCTTCACGGACTTAGCATCGCCTGGTTCAATGTTTGACGCTTCACAGCGGGTACCGGAATATCAACCGGTTATCCATCGACTACGCCTGTCGGCCTCGCCTTAGGTCCCGACTTACCCTGGGCAGATCAGCTTGACCCAGGAACCCTTAGTCAATCGGCGCACACGTTTCTCACGTGTGTATCGCTACTCATGCCTGCATTCTCACTCGTGAACCGTCCACCACTGCCTTCCGGCGCGGCTTCACCCGGCACACGACGCTCCCCTACCCATCCCAGCGGGCGTTGGCCCTATATGCTGAAATGACACGACTTCGGCGGTACGCTTGAGCCCCGCTACATTGTCGGCGCGGAATCACTAGACCAGTGAGCTATTACGCACTCTTTCAAGGGTGGCTGCTTCTAAGCCAACCTCCTGGTTGTCTGTGCGACTCCACATCCTTTCCCACTTAGCGTACGCTTAGGGGCCTTAGTCGATGCTCTGGGCTGTTTCCCTCTCGACCATGGAGCTTATCCCCCACAGTCTCACTGCCGCGCTCTCACTTACCGGCATTCGGAGTTTGGCTAAGGTCAGTAACCCGGTAGGGCCCATCGCCTATCCAGTGCTCTACCTCCGGCAAGAAACACACGACGCTGCACCTAAATGCATTTCGGGGAGAACCAGCTATCACGGAGTTTGATTGGCCTTTCACCCCTAACCACAGGTCATCCCCCAGGTTTTCAACCCTGGTGGGTTCGGTCCTCCACGACCTCTTACAGCCGCTTCAACCTGCCCATGGCTAGATCACTCCGCTTCGGGTCTTGAGCGCGCTACTGAATCGCCCTATTCGGACTCGCTTTCGCTACGGCTTCCCCACACGGGTTAACCTCGCAACACACCGCAAACTCGCAGGCTCATTCTTCAAAAGGCACGCAGTCACGACCCACAGAGTAAACTCTGTGAGCGACGCTCCCACGGCTTGTAGGCACACGGTTTCAGGTACTATTTCACTCCGCTCCCGCGGTACTTTTCACCATTCCCTCACGGTACTATCCGCTATCGGTCACCAGGGAATATTTAGGCTTAGCGGGTGGTCCCGCCAGATTCACACGGGATTTCTCGGGCCCCGTGCTACTTGGGTGTCTCTCAAACGAGCCGTTGATGTTTCGACTACGGGGGTCTTACCCTCTACGCCGGACCTTTCGCATGTCCTTCGCCTACACCAACGGTTTCTGACTCGTCTCACAGCCGGCAGACTGTGAAAGAGAGATCCCACAACCCCGCATGCGCAACCCCTGCCGGGTCTCACACACATACGGTTTGGCCTCATCCGGTTTCGCTCGCCACTACTCCCGGAATCACGGTTGTTTTCTCTTCCTGCGGGTACTGAGATGTTTCACTTCCCCGCGTTCCCTCCACACACCCTATGTGTTCAGATGTGGGTGACAGCCCATGACGACTGCCGGGTTTCCCCATTCGGAAACCCCCGGATCAAAGCCTGGTTGACGGCTCCCCGGGGACTATCGTGGCCTCCCACGTCCTTCATCGGTTCCTGGTACCAAGGCATCCACCGTGCGCCCTTAAAAACTTGGCCACAGATGCTCGCGTCCACTGTGCAGTTCTCAAACAACGACCAACCACCCATCACCCCGCCTTCACAGGCGAGTGCACTGGGGCCGGCACTGAAGGCAGCCATACGGCCATACCCTCAGACACCCAACAGCGTGCCCGGCACCCTCGCCGCTTCCCTCATTCTTTCCACGCCCCGAAGGACAGTACTGGAAGGAGAAGACGACCAAGAGTGCCGAATAATCAACGTTCCACCCATGAGCAACCACCGTCGAACGTGTGCCGACGTAATGGCCCTGGACCACCAAGCAAGCTTGGCGGCCTAGATGCTCCTTAGAAAGGAGGTGATCCAGCCGCACCTTCCGGTACGGCTACCTTGTTACGACTTCGTCCCAATCGCCAGTCCCACCTTCGACAGCTCCCTCCCCACAAGGGGGTTGGGCCACCGGCTTCGGGTGTTACCGACTTTCGTGACGTGACGGGCGGTGTGTACAAGGCCCGGGAACGTATTCACCGCAGCAATGCTGATCTGCGATTACTAGCAACTCCGACTTCATGGGGTCGAGTTGCAGACCCCAATCCGAACTGAGACAGGCTTTTTGAGATTCGCTCCACCTTGCGGTATCGCAGCTCATTGTACCTGCCATTGTAGCACGTGTGCAGCCCAAGACATAAGGGGCATGATGACTTGACGTCGTCCCCACCTTCCTCCGAGTTGACCCCGGCAGTCTCCTGTGAGTCCCCATCACCCCGAAGGGCATGCTGGCAACACAGAACAAGGGTTGCGCTCGTTGCGGGACTTAACCCAACATCTCACGACACGAGCTGACGACAGCCATGCACCACCTGTCACCCGACCACAAGGGGGGCACCATCTCTGATGCTTTCCGGGCGATGTCAAGCCTTGGTAAGGTTCTTCGCGTTGCGTCGAATTAAGCCACATGCTCCGCTGCTTGTGCGGGCCCCCGTCAATTCCTTTGAGTTTTAGCCTTGCGGCCGTACTCCCCAGGCGGGGAACTTAATGCGTTAGCTGCGGCACCGACGACGTGGAATGTCGCCAACACCTAGTTCCCACCGTTTACGGCGTGGACTACCAGGGTATCTAATCCTGTTCGCTCCCCACGCTTTCGCTCCTCAGCGTCAGTAATGGCCCAGAGATCCGCCTTCGCCACCGGTGTTCCTCCTGATATCTGCGCATTTCACCGCTACACCAGGAATTCCGATCTCCCCTACCACACTCTAGTCTGCCCGTATCGAATGCAGACCCGGGGTTAAGCCCCGGGCTTTCACATCCGACGCGACAGACCGCCTACGAGCTCTTTACGCCCAATAATTCCGGACAACGCTTGCGCCCTACGTATTACCGCGGCTGCTGGCACGTAGTTAGCCGGCGCTTCTTCTGCAGGTACCGTCACTTTCGCTTCTTCCCTGCTGAAAGAGGTTTACAACCCGAAGGCCGTCATCCCTCACGCGGCGTCGCTGCATCAGGCTTTCGCCCATTGTGCAATATTCCCCACTGCTGCCTCCCGTAGGAGTCTGGGCCGTGTCTCAGTCCCAGTGTGGCCGGTCGCCCTCTCAGGCCGGCTACCCGTCGTCGCCTTGGTGAGCCACTACCTCACCAACAAGCTGATAGGCCGCGGGCTCATCCTTCACCGCCGGAGCTTTCAACCCCCACCCATGCGAGTGGAAGTATCATCCGGTATTAGACCCCGTTTCCAGGGCTTGTCCCAGAGTGAAGGGCAGATTGCCCACGTGTTACTCACCCGTTCGCCACTAATCCCCACCGAAGTGGTTCATCGTTCGACTTGCATGTGTTAAGCACGCCGCCAGCGTTCGTCCTGAGCCAGGATCAAACTCTCCGTGAATGTATTCCCGTAATCGGGAGAACACCACGAGAGCGGAACAGTCAACCGGAATAAGGAAGACTGTTCACAGCGTCCTCGCTGATGCGCCTACCGGAACAATGCCCGGCAGGACTTTTTCAAAGGAACCTCCACCCACCACAAAGTGATGGACGGGGTATCAACATATCTGGCGTTGATTTTTGGCACGCTGTTGAGTTCTCAAGGAACGGACGCTTCCTTCGTACTCACCCTCTCGGGCTTTCCTCCGGGCGCTTCCCTTCGGTCTTGCGTTTCCGACTCTATCAGACCGTTTCCCGATCCGATTTCCTCGGTGCTTTCCAGGTTTCCGCTTTCGCGTTTCCCTTTCCGGCGATTCCGACTTTATCAGAAGTTCTGAGTCGGAATTCCCGCCCCCGCGGGGTGGTCCTGACACGCAGTTGTGTCGGGTTCCCGTTCAGGCGGAGCCGTAAACCTACTGGAGCGGAGCGCTCCGATGCAAATCGGGGTGCTCCGCTCCGGGGTGACGCGTGCGAGGCGCCTCAGACCTCGACGACGACAGGCAGGATCATCGGCCGTCGGCGGTAGGTGTCCGAGACCCATTTGCCCAGCGTGCGGCGGATGAGCTGCTGCATCTGGTGGGGTTCGACGACGCCGTCCTGGGCCGACCTCTCCAGAACCTCGGTGATCTTCGGGAGGACGCCGACGAACGCGGAGTCGTCGATGCCCGAGCCGCGGGCCTGGATGTGCGGCCCACCGGTGATCTTGCCCGTGCTGGTGTCCAGCACCACGAAGACCGAGATGATGCCCTCGTCACCGAGGATCTTGCGGTCCTTGAGCGTGGGCTCGCCGACATCGCCGACCGAGAGGCCATCGACGTACACGTACCCGGCCTGGACCTTGCCGGAGATTCTGGCCTTGCCACCGATGAGGTCGACCACCACGCCGTCCTCGGCGATGACGATCCGGTCGTGCGGGACGCCGGTGAGGGCGCCCAGCTCGGCGTTGGCGCGCAGGTGGCGCCATTCACCGTGGACGGGCATCAGGTTGCGCGGCTTGCAGATGTTGTAGAAGTACAGGAGCTCGCCGGCCGAGGCATGGCCCGAGACGTGCACCTTGGCGTTGCCCTTGTGGACGACGTTGGCGCCCCAGCGGGTCAGGCCGTTGATGACGCGGTAGACCGCGTTCTCGTTGCCGGGGATGAGGGACGACGCCAGGATCACGGTGTCGCCCTGGACGATGCGGATCTGGTGGTCCCTGTTCGCCATCCTCGACAGAGCCGCCATCGGCTCGCCCTGGGAACCGGTGCAGACGAGGACGACCTGGTGATCCGGAAGATCGTCCAGTGTCTTGACGTCCACCACCAGGCCCGGCGGGACCTTCAGATAGCCGAGGTCTCGTGCGATGCCCATGTTGCGGACCATCGAGCGGCCGACGAAGGCGACCCGGCGGCCGTACTCGTGGGCGGCGTCGAGGATCTGCTGGATGCGGTGCACATGGCTGGCGAAGCTCGCCACGATGATGCGCTTGCTGGCGTTCCCGAAGACCTGCCGCAGCACGTTCGAGATGTCGCGCTCGGGCGGGACGAAGCCCGGGACCTCCGCGTTCGTGGAGTCCGAGAGGAGGAGGTCGATGCCCTCCTCGCTCAGACGCGCGAAGGCGTGCAGGTCCGTGAGGCGGCCGTCCAGCGGAAGCTGGTCCATCTTGAAGTCGCCGGTGTGGACCACCATGCCCGCCGGAGTGCGGATGGCGACCGCGAGGGCGTCCGGGATGGAGTGATTGACCGCCACGAACTCGCAGTCGAAGGGGCCGATGCGCTCGCGGTGGCCCTCCGCGACCTCGAGGGTGTACGGGCGGATGCGGTGCTCCTGGAGCTTCGCCTCGATGAGGGCGAGGGTCAGCTTGGAGCCGATGAGCGGGATGTCCGGCTTCTCGCGGAGGAGGAAGGGGACACCACCGATGTGGTCCTCGTGGCCGTGCGTGAGGACGATGCCCTCGATGTCGTCGAGGCGATCCCTGACGGAGCTGAAGTCCGGCAGGATCAGATCGATTCCGGGCTGCTCCTCCTCCGGGAAGAGCACGCCGCAGTCGACGATCAGGAGACGGCCGTCGTACTCGAAGACCGTCATGTTTCGGCCGATTTCGCCGAGACCGCCGAGCGGGGTGACCCTGAGGCCCCCTTGGGGGAGCTTCGGCGGCGGAGCGAGTTCAGGATGCGGATGACTCAAAAGACTCTCCTCACCACACGCGCCACGTACCTGGCAGGGCACGTGGCGCGCATGACGTTCGTGCAGTAGCAGTTGTCTGGTGAAGCAGGCGCTCGGCCTGCGTGGTCGTACGTATTCAGTTGTGAAGTCTGTGGTTAGAGCTGTACCCCGCCGGCGGCAAGATCGATCTTGAGCTGGGCGGTCTCCTCGGGAGACAGGCCCACCATGGGCAGACGCAGCGGTCCGGCGGGCAGCCCCTGGAGGGCGAGCGCGGCCTTGCTCGTCATGACGCCCTGGGTCCGGAACATGCCGGTGAAGACGGGGAGCAGCTTCTGGTGGATCTCGGTGGCCTTCTGGACGTCGCCGCTCACGAACGCGTCGATCATCGCCCGGAGCTCGGGGGTCACGACGTGACCGACCACGGACACGAAGCCGACCGCGCCCACGGAGAGCAGCGGAAGGTTCAGCATGTCGTCGCCCGAGTACCAGGCGAGGTCGGAGCCGGCGATGGCCCAGCTGGCGCGACCGAGGTCACCCTTGGCGTCCTTGTTGGCGACGATACGCGGGTGCTCGGCCAGACGCACCAGCGTTTCCGTGTTGATCGGTACGCCGCTGCGGCCGGGGATGTCGTAGAGCATCACCGGCAGGCCGGTGGAGTCGGCGATCGTCGTGAAGTGCTGGTACAGGCCCTCCTGCGGGGGCTTGTTGTAGTACGGCGTCACGGTGAGCAGGCCGTGCGCGCCCGCCTTTTCGGCGGCTCGGGCCAGCTCGATGCTGTGACGCGTGTCGTTCGTGCCGACGCCCGCGACGACGTGGGCGCGATCGCCGACGGCCTCCAGGACGGCTCGTACGAGATCCGCTTTCTCCGCATTGCTGGTGGTCGGGGACTCGCCGGTGGTGCCGTTGACGATCAGGCCGTCGTTGCCTGCGTCCACCAGGTGGGTGGCGAGCCGCTGAGCGCCTTCGAGGTCGAGTGCGCCGTCCGCCGCGAAGGGCGTGACCATTGCGGTGAGGACCCGCCCGAAGGGGGTCTGCGGAGTGGAGGTCGGAGCCATGGGTAACACGCTACTCGCTGCTCAACGTGCGGTCTGCCCTCGGGGGAGGCGACAAGTCCTGACAAAGGTGGAGCCCGGCACTGCCTGCTCGGGGGTTCAAGCAGTGCCGGGTCCGTTTGATCAGGCTAGATGAACTTCTCGAAATGCCGCAATACGGACACTTCGCTCGGTCGGCCCGTACAGATGTGCCCGAGGGAGCGGCCGATCGGGTGGTCGGGGTGCGCTACGGCGCGACGCGCCCCTGGGCGTTGAAGGCCGCGTACGTGAGGGGCATGAGCCGGGCCCACTCCGCTTCCATCTTCTCGCCGACCATCTCGATCTCCCGCTGCGGGAAGGACGGGACCTTGGCGAGCTCGTGCTGTGTGCGCAGGCCTAGGAAGTGCATGAGCGAGCGGGCGTTGCACGTCGCGTACATCGAGGAGAACAGGCCCACCGGGAGGACCGCACGGGCCACTTCGCGGGCGACGCCGGCGGCGAGCATCTCCTGGTACGCCTCGTACGCGTGACGGTACGAGTCCTCCATGACGCGGCCCGTGAGCTCCTGCTGGGCCTGCGTGCCCTCGACGAAGACGTACTTGCCGGGGCGGCCCTCCTGGACCAGCTTGCGGGACTCGTCCGGGACGTAGAAGACCGGCTGGAGCTCCCTGTACCTGCCCGATTCCTCGTTGTACGACCAGCCCACGCGGTGCCGCATGAACTCGCGGAAGACGAAGATCGGGGCGCTGACGAGGAACGTCATCGAGTTGTGCTCGAAGGGGCTGCCGTGCCGGTCCCGCATCAGGTAGTTGATCAGGCCCTTGGAGCGCTCCGGGTCCTTCTGCAGCTCGCCCAGGGACTGCTCCCCGGCGGTCGAGACGCGGGCGGCGAACAGCACGTCGGAGTCGGAGGCGGTGTGCTTGACCAGCTCCACGGTGACGTCACTGCGAAAACGGGGCTTGAGGTCGTCGGCGGGGGTGTCGGTCACGGCTTGCGGGGTCCTTCCCATCACTGGCTCGGGCGGCGACCACTCTACGGCCCGGCACTGACAACGGGGCGTTCGGTGCCGTGCCGCGACATTCTTTGCCGAACTTCTGCGAAGTCGGTGAAACAGGGCACCGTTTGGGGCACTCGATCGTCTGTATCGGTGACAGCGATTCGTTCGATTCGCCTGTTCCGTCAGGTCCCTTCGAGTCTCCAGAGGAGAAGCACGCTTTATGTTCCGTCGGCGCGAGCCCGTTCCGTTCGCCTTCATCGCCGAAGCCGACAAGTTCCGCAGCAACGTCACTCCCCCACCGCGTCAGCGCCCCTCCGCCGGAGAGCTGGCCGGCCGATGGCTCGTCGGCCTCACCGTGGTCGCGGGCCTCGCGGGGTCACTGCTCGTCGGATCGCCCGCCCTTTCGGCCGACGTCTTGCCCGCGCACACGCAGCAGTCCGACGCGTCCCAGCGCCGTTGACCGTTCTCCGCCGGTCGGATGGCCTGTGGCGTACCCCTACGGACCCCCGCGGGTGGTGAGCGGAGATCCGGCTAGGTAGCCTCACCGGGCATAGTCCATGCGTGGATTGAGTGTGAGGACCAGCCGTGCCCCTGCCCTTTCTGACCGCCGACCGCGCCTTCGACGACGCGGGCGAGGATCTCGCGCTGCCGTTCGACGACCGCGACCAGTGGCGGCGTCCCTACCGGCCCGGTCCGTGGCGGGTCGGCGCGGCCGCGCTTCTGCTGCTGCTCGCGTCGTACGTGCTGTTCGCGGCGGTCATCACCGCGGCGGCCGGTAACTCGTCGGGGGGCGCGGTGTGCCTGGGTGTCGCGGCGGTGCTCATCGCGTGTGCCCTGCGCCTGCTGCGTATGGGTGCGTGGGTGAGCGCGGCCGGACTTCGCCGGGTCCGGTTCCTCACCACACGTACGGTGCCGTGGGCGCAGGTCCGGGTGGTGCGGACCGTGCAGCAGCCGGTGCGGTGGCTCGGGCTGCCTCGGACGGTGCAGGGGCAGGCGCTCGTCCTCGTCCGCGGCGACCGTTCCGGTGACGAGCCGACGCCTCTGCTGACCACGCACAACGCGGACTTCCTGGGACGCCCCGAGGCCTTCGACCGGGCCGCGGACGGCATAGAGGTGTGGGCGGACGAGTACCGGCAGCACGCCTGAGTCGTCGTACGGCGAAGGGGCCCCTCCACATCACAGGAGGGGCCCCTTCGCCATACCGCTGTCGAGATCGAGGCATCGCCGCTCA of the Streptomyces aurantiacus genome contains:
- a CDS encoding ribonuclease J, with translation MSHPHPELAPPPKLPQGGLRVTPLGGLGEIGRNMTVFEYDGRLLIVDCGVLFPEEEQPGIDLILPDFSSVRDRLDDIEGIVLTHGHEDHIGGVPFLLREKPDIPLIGSKLTLALIEAKLQEHRIRPYTLEVAEGHRERIGPFDCEFVAVNHSIPDALAVAIRTPAGMVVHTGDFKMDQLPLDGRLTDLHAFARLSEEGIDLLLSDSTNAEVPGFVPPERDISNVLRQVFGNASKRIIVASFASHVHRIQQILDAAHEYGRRVAFVGRSMVRNMGIARDLGYLKVPPGLVVDVKTLDDLPDHQVVLVCTGSQGEPMAALSRMANRDHQIRIVQGDTVILASSLIPGNENAVYRVINGLTRWGANVVHKGNAKVHVSGHASAGELLYFYNICKPRNLMPVHGEWRHLRANAELGALTGVPHDRIVIAEDGVVVDLIGGKARISGKVQAGYVYVDGLSVGDVGEPTLKDRKILGDEGIISVFVVLDTSTGKITGGPHIQARGSGIDDSAFVGVLPKITEVLERSAQDGVVEPHQMQQLIRRTLGKWVSDTYRRRPMILPVVVEV
- the dapA gene encoding 4-hydroxy-tetrahydrodipicolinate synthase, with amino-acid sequence MAPTSTPQTPFGRVLTAMVTPFAADGALDLEGAQRLATHLVDAGNDGLIVNGTTGESPTTSNAEKADLVRAVLEAVGDRAHVVAGVGTNDTRHSIELARAAEKAGAHGLLTVTPYYNKPPQEGLYQHFTTIADSTGLPVMLYDIPGRSGVPINTETLVRLAEHPRIVANKDAKGDLGRASWAIAGSDLAWYSGDDMLNLPLLSVGAVGFVSVVGHVVTPELRAMIDAFVSGDVQKATEIHQKLLPVFTGMFRTQGVMTSKAALALQGLPAGPLRLPMVGLSPEETAQLKIDLAAGGVQL
- the thyX gene encoding FAD-dependent thymidylate synthase; protein product: MTDTPADDLKPRFRSDVTVELVKHTASDSDVLFAARVSTAGEQSLGELQKDPERSKGLINYLMRDRHGSPFEHNSMTFLVSAPIFVFREFMRHRVGWSYNEESGRYRELQPVFYVPDESRKLVQEGRPGKYVFVEGTQAQQELTGRVMEDSYRHAYEAYQEMLAAGVAREVARAVLPVGLFSSMYATCNARSLMHFLGLRTQHELAKVPSFPQREIEMVGEKMEAEWARLMPLTYAAFNAQGRVAP